The following coding sequences are from one Malaciobacter pacificus window:
- a CDS encoding TorD/DmsD family molecular chaperone yields MQDNQAINKARALYYNLFANFFVLSKETQNYLELRDLISILKENPLDNSSAGALENLYELLDPTSNATLMQEFDDLFHNPINKKIRLTASYYDEGVESGKKRVEMINFVGKTKLRRNEKNYYEYEDSVGFIFSLMSHLCDNISKGEKEYENTVHCIFSSVLNDFIDEVAKELYEHNSSKIFKELMVVLHSFIEFERLYLEVSKPAPKVKVEKTSCELEEISEEEKQRRARNKVLKAMGPKKTQNESCPIDIHYDVESEI; encoded by the coding sequence ATGCAAGATAATCAAGCAATAAATAAAGCAAGAGCACTTTATTACAATTTATTTGCAAATTTTTTTGTTTTATCTAAAGAGACTCAAAACTATTTAGAACTTAGAGATTTAATCTCAATTCTAAAAGAAAACCCTTTAGATAACTCTTCTGCTGGTGCATTAGAGAATCTATATGAATTATTAGACCCCACTTCAAATGCAACACTTATGCAAGAGTTTGATGATTTATTTCATAATCCAATTAATAAAAAAATTAGACTTACAGCTTCATATTATGATGAGGGTGTTGAATCAGGTAAAAAAAGAGTTGAGATGATTAATTTTGTGGGAAAAACAAAATTAAGAAGAAATGAAAAAAACTATTATGAATATGAAGATTCAGTTGGTTTTATTTTCTCACTTATGTCACATCTTTGTGACAATATCTCAAAAGGTGAAAAAGAGTATGAAAATACTGTTCACTGTATTTTTTCATCAGTTTTAAATGATTTTATTGATGAGGTAGCAAAAGAATTATATGAGCATAATAGTTCAAAGATTTTCAAAGAACTTATGGTTGTATTACACTCATTTATAGAGTTTGAAAGGCTATATTTAGAAGTTTCAAAACCAGCGCCAAAAGTAAAAGTTGAAAAAACATCTTGTGAGCTTGAAGAAATTAGTGAAGAAGAAAAGCAAAGACGTGCTAGAAATAAAGTATTAAAAGCAATGGGACCAAAGAAAACCCAAAATGAATCTTGTCCTATTGATATACATTATGATGTGGAGAGTGAGATTTAG
- a CDS encoding Tat pathway signal protein, with product MQKSRREFAKKTAIVTAGAAVAAGTSVLAATGESVQSDSNNGVVLGSSRKKEILYKKTATWEEYYKNAK from the coding sequence GTGCAAAAGAGCAGAAGAGAATTTGCTAAGAAAACGGCAATAGTTACTGCTGGTGCGGCAGTAGCTGCAGGTACTAGTGTATTGGCTGCTACTGGTGAATCAGTACAAAGTGATTCAAATAATGGTGTTGTATTAGGGTCTTCTAGAAAAAAAGAGATTCTTTACAAAAAAACTGCGACTTGGGAAGAGTACTACAAGAACGCAAAATAA